In a genomic window of Virgibacillus sp. SK37:
- the rimM gene encoding ribosome maturation factor RimM (Essential for efficient processing of 16S rRNA), whose amino-acid sequence MDKVMYKIGKIVNTHGIRGEIKVVRISDFDERFEKGNTVYVVKENKEPLPLVIKAHRIHKGFDLLLFEGYDSINEVEAFKGASLEITEDQLTELEENEFYYHEIIGCTVFSTGNEEIGRIKEILSPGANDVWVVQRAGKKDLLIPYIKEVVMEVDTQEKKIVIEPMEGLLD is encoded by the coding sequence ATGGATAAGGTAATGTATAAAATAGGTAAAATAGTAAATACCCATGGAATCCGCGGGGAAATAAAAGTGGTTAGGATAAGTGACTTCGACGAACGGTTTGAAAAGGGAAATACAGTCTATGTGGTAAAAGAAAATAAAGAACCGCTTCCACTTGTCATCAAAGCACATCGTATCCATAAAGGATTTGATCTGCTTCTTTTTGAAGGGTATGACTCTATTAACGAGGTTGAAGCATTTAAAGGAGCATCGCTAGAAATAACAGAGGATCAACTTACTGAACTGGAAGAGAATGAATTCTATTATCATGAAATTATCGGCTGCACAGTATTTTCCACGGGTAATGAAGAAATTGGGCGGATTAAAGAGATACTTTCACCTGGGGCCAATGATGTTTGGGTTGTCCAACGTGCAGGTAAAAAAGATTTGCTTATTCCATATATAAAAGAAGTGGTTATGGAAGTAGATACTCAGGAAAAGAAAATCGTCATTGAGCCGATGGAAGGGTTGCTTGATTAA
- a CDS encoding ribonuclease HII, whose product MEKQSIKELRSLFDTGEISEELILTLKKDERKGVQQLLNRFENKKRKEKELEEAFLKMCTYENKCYEEGFKLIAGVDEAGRGPLAGPVVAAAVILPQEFKLPGLNDSKQLTESQRDSFYSIITEKAISYGISIINSEQIDAINIFEATKSAMNKAINQLQPSADYVLIDAVELKGLSCPSKPLIKGDTKSISIAAASVLAKVTRDRIMKEIHREYPVYKFATNMGYGTKEHLASIGEFGITPHHRRSFAPIKDLI is encoded by the coding sequence GTGGAAAAACAATCAATCAAGGAGTTAAGGAGTTTATTTGATACAGGAGAAATCAGTGAAGAATTAATCTTAACTCTTAAAAAGGATGAGCGAAAAGGTGTTCAGCAACTTTTGAATCGGTTTGAAAATAAAAAGCGTAAAGAGAAAGAGTTGGAAGAAGCATTTTTGAAAATGTGCACATATGAAAATAAATGTTATGAAGAAGGGTTTAAATTAATCGCAGGGGTGGACGAGGCTGGAAGAGGTCCCTTGGCTGGTCCTGTAGTTGCAGCAGCTGTAATCCTTCCCCAAGAGTTTAAATTACCAGGATTGAATGATTCAAAACAATTAACTGAAAGCCAAAGAGATAGCTTTTATTCAATTATAACAGAAAAGGCAATCAGTTACGGCATCTCCATTATTAATAGTGAGCAAATTGATGCTATAAATATATTTGAAGCAACAAAATCAGCAATGAACAAAGCAATTAATCAGCTTCAGCCCAGTGCAGATTACGTTCTAATAGATGCAGTTGAACTGAAAGGTTTATCTTGTCCATCGAAACCTCTCATAAAAGGCGATACTAAAAGTATATCAATTGCGGCGGCGAGTGTGCTTGCCAAAGTAACTCGGGACCGTATCATGAAGGAAATACATAGAGAATACCCTGTTTATAAATTTGCTACAAATATGGGGTATGGAACAAAAGAGCACCTTGCCTCAATAGGTGAGTTTGGTATAACTCCACATCATAGAAGGTCATTTGCGCCAATAAAAGATTTAATATAA
- the rplS gene encoding 50S ribosomal protein L19, which yields MQKLIADITKEQLRTDHPDFRPGDTVKVHVKVVEGTRERIQVFEGVVIKRQNGGISETFTVRKLSYGVGVERTFPVHSPRIDKIEVSRRGIVRRAKLYYLRNLRGKAARIKERR from the coding sequence ATGCAAAAATTAATCGCAGATATTACGAAGGAACAACTTCGTACAGATCATCCTGATTTCCGCCCGGGAGACACTGTAAAAGTTCACGTTAAAGTTGTAGAAGGAACTCGTGAGCGTATTCAGGTATTCGAAGGTGTCGTTATTAAGCGCCAAAACGGTGGAATCAGCGAAACATTTACAGTAAGAAAACTTTCTTATGGCGTAGGTGTTGAACGTACATTCCCAGTACATTCACCTCGTATCGACAAGATTGAAGTTTCTCGTCGTGGTATTGTACGTCGTGCTAAACTTTACTATCTACGTAATCTACGTGGTAAAGCTGCACGTATTAAAGAACGCAGATAA
- the ylqF gene encoding ribosome biogenesis GTPase YlqF: protein MTIQWFPGHMAKAKREVEEKLKLVDFVMELVDARAPLSSQNPMLQQVLQNKPKMVVLMKRDLADQKETENWISYFRDQSIPSLAVNVNEKADINKVIQLAKELGQEKMEKLKKKGIQPRPARAMIIGIPNVGKSTLINRLANKKIAKTGDRPGVTKQQLWIKVKKDFELLDTPGILWPKFEDETVGYRLAAIGTIKDQLLSLQDIVVFVIRYMQIHYPGLLEQRYDLSGETIDMLHIFESIGKNRGALESGGNVNFDKVSDLVLRDLRTGRLGRITLESPEDTRELEE from the coding sequence ATGACAATACAATGGTTTCCTGGCCATATGGCAAAAGCGAAACGTGAAGTTGAAGAGAAATTAAAATTAGTTGACTTTGTAATGGAATTAGTGGATGCTCGTGCTCCACTATCATCACAAAATCCTATGTTACAACAGGTCTTGCAAAATAAACCGAAGATGGTTGTTTTAATGAAAAGGGATTTAGCTGATCAGAAGGAAACAGAAAATTGGATAAGTTATTTTCGCGATCAATCCATTCCATCCTTAGCAGTAAATGTAAATGAGAAAGCTGATATAAATAAAGTGATTCAGTTAGCAAAAGAGCTTGGACAAGAAAAAATGGAAAAACTTAAGAAAAAAGGAATACAACCCAGACCGGCGCGAGCAATGATTATCGGTATCCCTAATGTAGGTAAGTCCACCTTAATAAATCGTCTTGCGAACAAAAAAATTGCCAAGACTGGCGACCGCCCGGGGGTAACCAAACAACAACTTTGGATCAAAGTAAAAAAAGATTTTGAATTACTCGATACTCCAGGGATATTATGGCCTAAATTTGAAGATGAAACTGTTGGATATCGACTTGCTGCCATTGGAACAATTAAGGATCAATTACTTTCTTTACAGGATATTGTTGTGTTTGTTATAAGATACATGCAAATTCATTACCCTGGTTTACTTGAACAACGGTATGATCTCTCTGGTGAAACAATAGATATGCTGCACATATTTGAGTCAATCGGCAAGAATAGAGGAGCTTTAGAAAGCGGAGGAAATGTCAATTTTGATAAAGTGTCTGATCTTGTACTCCGTGACCTGAGAACAGGCAGGCTTGGAAGAATCACATTGGAATCTCCAGAGGATACAAGGGAATTGGAAGAATAG
- the sucC gene encoding ADP-forming succinate--CoA ligase subunit beta, with the protein MNIHEYQGKDILRNYGVNVPNGHVAYTVDEAVEAAKKLGSDVTVVKAQIHAGGRGKAGGVKIAKNLDEVRTYADEILGKTLVTHQTGPEGKEVKRLLIEEGCDIKKEYYVGVVLDRATSRVVMMASEEGGTEIEEVAEATPEKIFKEVIDPVVGLSGYQARRLAFNINIPDELIGKAVKFMSSLYTAFVEKDCSIAEINPLVTTGDGEVLALDAKLNFDDNALFRQKDVMELRDLDEEDEKEIEASKYDLSYISLDGNIGCMVNGAGLAMSTMDIIKHYGGDPANFLDVGGGATAEKVTEAFKIILSDSNVKGIFVNIFGGIMKCDVIAEGVVEATKQVGLEIPLVVRLEGTNVELGKKILEESGLNITSAGSMADGAEKIVSLVK; encoded by the coding sequence ATGAACATTCATGAATATCAAGGGAAAGATATCTTGCGAAACTACGGCGTGAACGTTCCTAATGGGCATGTTGCATATACAGTGGATGAAGCTGTGGAAGCTGCAAAGAAACTGGGAAGTGATGTTACTGTAGTAAAAGCTCAAATCCATGCTGGTGGCCGAGGAAAGGCTGGTGGCGTAAAAATTGCTAAAAACTTGGACGAAGTGCGTACATACGCTGACGAAATACTCGGTAAAACGTTGGTAACACATCAAACAGGACCAGAAGGTAAAGAGGTAAAAAGACTTCTTATCGAAGAAGGCTGTGATATTAAAAAAGAATATTATGTAGGAGTGGTTCTTGACCGTGCCACATCCCGTGTAGTTATGATGGCTTCAGAAGAAGGCGGAACAGAAATTGAAGAAGTCGCTGAAGCTACTCCGGAAAAGATTTTTAAAGAAGTGATCGATCCTGTAGTAGGCCTATCAGGCTATCAAGCTCGAAGACTAGCGTTTAATATTAATATCCCGGATGAACTAATCGGTAAAGCTGTTAAATTTATGTCAAGCCTTTACACTGCATTTGTGGAAAAGGATTGCTCAATTGCTGAAATTAATCCATTAGTTACTACTGGTGATGGGGAAGTTCTTGCATTAGATGCAAAACTAAACTTTGATGATAATGCGTTGTTCCGTCAGAAAGATGTAATGGAATTACGTGATCTTGACGAAGAAGATGAAAAGGAAATCGAAGCATCAAAATATGACCTGAGCTACATTTCTCTAGATGGAAATATTGGCTGTATGGTAAATGGTGCTGGTCTTGCTATGTCCACGATGGATATTATCAAGCATTATGGCGGCGATCCGGCCAACTTCCTAGATGTTGGGGGCGGTGCTACTGCTGAAAAGGTAACAGAAGCATTTAAAATTATTCTGTCGGATTCCAACGTAAAAGGGATTTTCGTAAATATCTTTGGTGGTATTATGAAGTGTGATGTAATTGCTGAAGGTGTTGTGGAAGCGACAAAACAAGTAGGTCTTGAAATTCCATTGGTAGTACGCTTAGAAGGAACGAACGTTGAATTAGGCAAGAAAATCCTTGAAGAGTCTGGTTTGAATATCACATCTGCAGGTTCAATGGCTGATGGTGCTGAAAAAATAGTTTCCTTGGTTAAGTAG
- the rpsP gene encoding 30S ribosomal protein S16, whose translation MAVKIRLKRMGSKRNPFYRIVVADSRSPRDGRQIEQIGTYNPVVNPIEVKIDEDKALDWMTKGAKPSDTVRNLFSKEGIMKKFHEQKNQ comes from the coding sequence ATGGCTGTTAAAATTCGTTTAAAACGTATGGGTTCAAAGAGAAATCCATTTTATCGTATCGTTGTAGCTGATTCACGTTCTCCTCGTGACGGACGTCAGATTGAGCAAATTGGGACATACAACCCAGTAGTTAATCCAATTGAAGTTAAAATAGATGAAGATAAAGCATTGGATTGGATGACAAAAGGTGCTAAGCCAAGTGATACAGTTCGCAATCTTTTCTCAAAAGAAGGCATCATGAAGAAATTCCACGAACAGAAAAACCAATAG
- a CDS encoding KH domain-containing protein: MKALIETIVTSLVDHPKDVVVTETEENEKVVYHLAVNQEDVGKVIGKNGRIAKAIRTVVYAAKTDSGKRIYLDIM, from the coding sequence ATGAAAGCCCTAATTGAAACTATTGTTACTTCTCTCGTTGATCACCCTAAAGATGTAGTTGTGACAGAGACGGAAGAGAATGAAAAAGTAGTTTATCACCTTGCTGTAAACCAAGAGGATGTAGGTAAGGTGATTGGCAAAAATGGACGTATTGCAAAGGCAATCCGTACTGTAGTTTATGCTGCAAAGACGGATAGCGGGAAACGTATTTATCTTGATATTATGTAA
- the dprA gene encoding DNA-processing protein DprA: protein MNSFRNRLIHISACRGSTRRFIRNVLRKDPQLNNIYHLSPTTIAQQYALTSKASNYFYNDLRSDTIINQLTIYASKYKILTIFDKDYPLLLKHIPDAPLVLYAAGDVTLLQQIPSLSVVGTRHPSIEGKKKTKWMLEELIDLGWIIISGMAAGIDSYAHHLTLSNKGKTIAVLGGGFRHIYPRHNIPLFNDMVKQGLVLSEYPPHFPPQRYHFPERNRIISGLSFGTLVIEAKERSGTLITVDQALEQGREVFAVPGSPFIPQTEGCHKLIQEGAKLVKGPHDIIEEWYVHGHNLCNLQETDLQSNFSLL, encoded by the coding sequence CTGAACTCTTTTCGAAACAGATTAATTCATATTTCCGCATGTAGGGGTTCAACACGTCGATTTATTCGTAATGTTCTAAGAAAGGATCCTCAGCTGAATAACATCTATCATCTTTCTCCCACAACTATTGCTCAACAATATGCACTGACTTCAAAAGCTAGTAATTATTTTTACAATGATCTTCGAAGTGACACAATTATTAACCAACTCACTATCTACGCAAGCAAATACAAAATCCTCACTATTTTTGATAAGGACTATCCTCTATTATTAAAACATATTCCTGATGCCCCACTCGTTCTGTATGCAGCTGGAGATGTTACCCTTTTACAGCAAATACCTTCATTAAGTGTAGTAGGTACAAGACATCCATCTATTGAAGGTAAAAAAAAGACAAAATGGATGTTAGAAGAATTAATCGATCTTGGATGGATTATTATTAGTGGCATGGCTGCGGGGATAGATAGTTATGCACATCATCTCACTTTAAGTAATAAGGGAAAAACGATCGCCGTTCTAGGTGGAGGCTTCAGACATATTTACCCACGACATAATATTCCTTTATTTAACGACATGGTAAAACAAGGTCTTGTTTTATCAGAATATCCTCCACATTTTCCTCCACAAAGATACCATTTTCCGGAAAGAAATCGCATTATCAGTGGGCTTAGTTTCGGTACACTTGTAATTGAAGCAAAAGAAAGAAGCGGTACCCTTATCACCGTAGATCAAGCTCTTGAGCAGGGGAGGGAAGTGTTTGCTGTCCCGGGTTCACCTTTTATACCTCAAACCGAAGGATGCCATAAATTGATTCAAGAAGGGGCTAAGCTTGTTAAAGGTCCTCATGATATAATCGAGGAATGGTATGTACATGGCCATAATCTATGTAATCTTCAGGAAACAGATCTCCAAAGCAATTTCTCCCTCCTATAA
- the trmD gene encoding tRNA (guanosine(37)-N1)-methyltransferase TrmD, with protein MHIDVLTLFPEMLTGMFQSSILNKAYEKNKYSYDLINFRDFTENKHQKVDDYPYGGGAGMVLTPQPIFDAVQAAMKKKESTKEPRVILMCPQGEPYTQKKAEELSEEEHLIFICGHYEGYDERIREHLVTDEISIGDYILTGGELGAMVVIDSVVRLLPDVLGNKQSAPEDSFSTGLLEYPHYTRPANFRGLSVPPILLSGDHAKIETWRRKESLKRTYQRRKELIDESSLTEEDNALLKEVIQEEK; from the coding sequence ATGCATATAGATGTCCTGACTCTTTTTCCGGAAATGTTGACAGGTATGTTTCAGTCATCGATATTAAATAAAGCATATGAGAAAAATAAATATAGCTATGATTTAATCAACTTTCGTGATTTTACGGAGAATAAGCATCAAAAGGTAGATGATTATCCATATGGTGGAGGTGCCGGGATGGTTTTAACACCCCAGCCTATTTTCGATGCAGTTCAGGCTGCAATGAAAAAGAAGGAGTCCACAAAAGAACCGCGCGTTATATTAATGTGCCCCCAAGGCGAACCATACACTCAAAAAAAGGCAGAAGAGCTTTCAGAAGAGGAGCATCTCATTTTTATTTGTGGCCATTATGAGGGGTATGATGAGAGGATCAGAGAGCATTTGGTGACAGATGAGATTTCTATCGGAGACTATATCCTCACCGGGGGAGAGCTTGGAGCTATGGTGGTTATTGATAGTGTTGTCCGGCTTCTTCCAGATGTATTGGGAAACAAGCAATCTGCTCCAGAAGATTCTTTTTCTACAGGACTATTGGAATATCCCCATTATACAAGACCGGCTAACTTTCGCGGGTTATCTGTACCACCTATACTGCTTTCAGGAGACCATGCCAAAATTGAGACATGGCGAAGAAAAGAATCATTGAAAAGAACGTATCAACGCAGAAAAGAGTTAATTGATGAATCAAGCTTAACTGAAGAAGACAATGCTTTATTAAAAGAGGTAATACAAGAGGAAAAATAA
- the lepB gene encoding signal peptidase I, whose protein sequence is MAKKKNEWFDWLKALLIAFGLAFIVRMFFFAPIVVDGPSMLPTLHDRDQMIVNKFVYRLHEPERFDVVVFHASEEKDFIKRVIGLPGEHVEVSDNNLYIDGDLVEEPFLNQQKKDMKAYQILTSDFTLEELPGNHEVIPEGHVLVLGDNRGNSTDSRMLGVIPIDELVGRTSIIYWPFQRIQTLGE, encoded by the coding sequence ATGGCTAAAAAGAAAAATGAATGGTTTGATTGGTTAAAAGCTTTATTAATAGCATTTGGGTTAGCATTTATCGTGCGTATGTTTTTTTTCGCTCCTATCGTGGTAGATGGCCCTTCGATGTTGCCGACCTTACACGACCGTGATCAAATGATTGTAAATAAGTTTGTATATCGTTTACACGAGCCCGAACGATTTGATGTAGTTGTATTTCATGCTTCGGAAGAAAAGGATTTTATTAAAAGAGTTATCGGTTTGCCTGGAGAACATGTGGAGGTTAGTGATAATAATCTTTACATTGACGGGGACTTGGTGGAAGAACCATTTTTAAACCAACAAAAGAAAGATATGAAAGCATATCAAATTCTTACCAGTGATTTTACATTGGAGGAACTTCCCGGTAACCATGAAGTCATTCCTGAAGGCCATGTGCTTGTTTTAGGGGACAACCGAGGCAATTCTACAGATAGTCGCATGCTTGGTGTCATACCAATTGATGAGCTTGTAGGAAGAACAAGTATTATATATTGGCCTTTTCAGAGGATACAGACATTAGGAGAGTAG
- the sucD gene encoding succinate--CoA ligase subunit alpha, protein MSVYVNKDTKVIVQGITGGTAKFHTKQMLEYGTKIVGGVTPKKGGTEVEGVPVFNTVKEAVDQTGATASVIYVPAPFAADAIMEAVDAELDLAICITEHIPVMDMVKVKRYMEGKKTRLVGPNCPGVITPEECKIGIMPGYIHKKGHIGVVSRSGTLTYEAVHQLSEAGYGQSTAVGIGGDPVNGTNFIDVLQAFNEDPETEAVIMIGEIGGTAEEEAAEWVKANMKKPVVGFIGGATAPPGKRMGHAGAIISGGKGTADEKIRVMNECGIKVAQTPAVMGETMIKALEENGLKEKCKTH, encoded by the coding sequence ATGAGTGTATATGTAAATAAAGATACAAAAGTAATTGTCCAAGGTATTACAGGTGGAACAGCAAAATTTCATACAAAGCAAATGCTCGAGTATGGAACGAAAATTGTTGGTGGAGTTACTCCTAAAAAAGGCGGTACAGAAGTAGAAGGAGTACCCGTTTTTAACACAGTTAAAGAGGCAGTTGATCAAACAGGTGCCACTGCATCCGTTATCTATGTACCTGCACCTTTTGCTGCAGATGCAATTATGGAAGCGGTGGATGCAGAATTAGATCTTGCAATCTGTATTACGGAACATATTCCTGTTATGGATATGGTTAAAGTTAAACGTTATATGGAAGGTAAGAAAACACGTCTTGTTGGTCCTAACTGTCCTGGTGTTATTACGCCAGAGGAATGTAAAATAGGTATTATGCCTGGATATATTCATAAAAAAGGGCATATTGGCGTTGTTTCTCGTTCAGGAACACTTACTTATGAAGCTGTGCATCAATTATCTGAAGCAGGTTACGGCCAATCTACAGCAGTAGGAATTGGTGGAGATCCAGTAAACGGAACTAATTTTATTGATGTTTTACAAGCCTTTAATGAGGACCCGGAAACAGAAGCAGTAATTATGATTGGGGAAATCGGTGGTACTGCAGAAGAAGAGGCGGCTGAATGGGTGAAAGCAAATATGAAGAAGCCTGTAGTCGGCTTTATCGGCGGAGCTACTGCACCTCCAGGAAAACGTATGGGACATGCCGGTGCTATTATTTCAGGAGGCAAAGGTACTGCTGATGAAAAAATCCGTGTCATGAATGAATGTGGAATCAAAGTAGCTCAAACTCCAGCAGTTATGGGCGAAACGATGATAAAAGCACTAGAAGAAAATGGTTTAAAAGAAAAATGTAAAACACATTAA
- a CDS encoding EscU/YscU/HrcU family type III secretion system export apparatus switch protein — protein sequence MNKHVQKAAALKYDQSNQTAPVVSASGKGLTAENIINKAKENNIPVLEDPSLVELLAELNINEKIPEELYQAVAEVFAFIYHTDKNLSQTEKH from the coding sequence ATGAACAAACACGTGCAAAAGGCAGCGGCACTTAAATATGATCAGAGTAATCAGACAGCCCCTGTAGTTTCGGCATCAGGAAAAGGTCTAACAGCTGAGAATATAATTAATAAAGCAAAAGAAAATAACATTCCGGTGCTTGAAGATCCATCTCTTGTTGAGCTTCTTGCTGAACTTAATATAAATGAAAAAATCCCTGAGGAGTTGTATCAGGCGGTAGCAGAAGTCTTTGCTTTTATCTATCATACTGATAAAAATCTTAGTCAGACCGAAAAACATTAA
- a CDS encoding YlqD family protein, whose amino-acid sequence MKIIQKVLIKQIVTERSKEKLKSNFTSHKMRLEQECQQLLFEQRKLQNKPGVSKQDISQRFQQEIKNRKEKIKLADFKIEQLDMLEMGSEIIEDQVEALVEVSVGMDWTHSIKEKAIIIKDETVVRIDE is encoded by the coding sequence GTGAAGATTATTCAAAAAGTCCTGATTAAACAAATTGTAACAGAGAGAAGTAAAGAAAAGTTAAAAAGCAATTTTACAAGCCATAAAATGCGGCTTGAACAAGAGTGTCAACAACTGCTTTTTGAACAAAGAAAGCTACAAAATAAACCAGGGGTATCCAAACAAGATATTAGTCAACGTTTTCAACAAGAGATAAAAAATCGCAAAGAAAAAATAAAATTAGCAGACTTTAAAATTGAGCAATTGGATATGCTTGAAATGGGTAGTGAGATTATAGAAGACCAGGTTGAAGCTCTTGTTGAAGTTTCTGTAGGTATGGATTGGACTCATTCAATAAAAGAAAAAGCAATTATAATAAAGGACGAGACTGTCGTTCGAATAGATGAATAG